Sequence from the Corallococcus sp. EGB genome:
GCACGTGCAGGAGGTGCTGGCGTGCGCGTGCGGCCGGGGCGTCGTCACCGCCCCGCCTCCGGCCCGGGTGGTGGACAGGGGCGAGTACGGCCCGGGCTTCCTCTCCCACGTGGTGACGTCGAAGTGCGCGGACGCCATGCCGCTGCACCGACTCGCCCAGCGGGTGGAGAGAAGCGGCGTGCCCATGAGTCGCAGCACCCTGACGGACCTCTTCCACCAGGCCGCCTCGGTGCTGCTGCCTCTTTCGCAGCACCTCCTGCAGTGCATTGCGTCCGCGGACGTGGTGTGGGCCGACGAGACGCCCATGCGCGTGCTGGACGTGAAGAAGACACGCCAGGGCTACCTCTGGACTTTCCTCACCCAGACGCCCGAAGGGCAGTGGCTCCTGGGCTACCGCTTCAGCCTCGGCCGGGCCAGCACGACGCCCAAGGACGTGCTGGGCGGCACCCGGGGCGCCCTCGTCGTGGATGCCTATACCGGCTACAACGCGGTGACGCTGCCCGAAGGGCGCGTCCGCGTCGGGTGTTGGGCGCATGTGCGGCGCCGCTTCTTCGAGGCGCTCCCCACCGCGCCCGAGGCCCGCGAGGCCTTGGACTTCATTCTGGCCCTCTACCGGGTGGAGGCGCTGGCCCGCGACGCGGGCGTCGTGCGCACGGACGCGCACCAAGCGCTGCGCCAGCAGCAGAGCCTCCCCGTCCTCTCGGCGCTGCGTGCGTGGATGGAAGCGCAGACTTCGCGCCATCTGCCCAAGGGGCCCATGGGCCAGGCCCTCTCCTACGCGCTGAAGCAGTGGGACGCCCTGACGCGCTTCTCTTCCGACGCGCGTCTGCCCTTGGACAACAACCGCTCCGAGGCGGCGCTGCGCAAGGCCGCCCTGGGCCGGAAGAATTTCCTCTTCGTCGGCCACGAGGCCGCAGGGCAGAACCTCGCCGGCCTCTACGCTCTCGTCGCCACCTGCGAGGCCAACCAGGTCAATCCCGAGGCGTACCTCGCGGATGTCCTGCTGCGGGTGCAGACGCACCCGAATGCGCGCATCGGTGAGTTGCTACCTCACGAGTGGAAGCGGCGACGCGCCGCTGACCCGCCCGAGTCACCCCTCCAGCCCAGTCCCTGACCAACTCGCTCCTCGCGGCGCCCGCTGAGCACGGTCGTGGTCCGTCTTCAATCCTTCCGGCACGTCACTGGCCGGACGGTTACGAAGAGCTCGCGCCATACACCGGCCGTAGCCGGTCGCATTGTCGGACGTGCGTGACGGTGTCTCCCACCTGGAACGTGCGTGCCATGAATCAGGAGTCTAGCGGCCCTGGCACATGGATCCGCCATGACTTCTCGCGGTCTCCTTGGCTATTCCTCGGGTGCCAGGAATGTGTCCAGCGAAGGCACGTCCTCGAATTCCTTTTGCGGGTCGAGGAGGGGGGCTGTCGGTCTCCAGGTGTCGTAATCCGAGGGCTCACCCATCACGACCGCGGACTGCTCCTCCTGATGCGGAAGGGCCCGTTGAGGAGTGCGGCATGCCGAGATGCACACCAGGACGAGAACCGCCCCGGGCGTATGTCGTGACGAGGGGCGGAGCAGGGCGCGGTCAATCATGAGTGAGTTCGATGCGTGTGTTGCGTCTCGGAGATTCCAACCCAAGACAAGGGGGGGAGATCTTTCATGCGAAGACCGCCCCCCACGGATTCACGACGTGCTGTACCAGCAGCTACGTGCCGCTACTGTCGTCACAGCGACAAAATAGATCATTGCATACCAGGACCCCGTTCTGCCCACATGGGAGCCCGCATACTCCGTACGTCGGCGAACATTGGCTGCCGAGCTGGCAAGTACCGCAGGAGTACATTGTTCCACATCCGTCTGAAACGGAACCACACTGACGGTTTGCGCAGGCTGTCGCTTGTGGAATGGGTTGGCAGGTGCCACAGACATTGGCGGTCCCGGCTCCGCCGCAGCTGTCCGTGCCGGAGCAGGTGCCACAGGATGTCACCGTCCGGGACTGACCGCAGTTGTCCTGGCCTGTTACCGAGCCGCAGTTTTTTCCCTGCCGCGAGCAGAACTGGGCGTTGGTTTCGGGCGCGCAACCGCACTGATTGGCGACACCGGAGCCACCGCAGGTCTGTGGGGCTGTACAGGTGCCGCATGATGCGATGTTGCTCGTGTTTCCACAGATATCCGTGGCCTGGAGGGGGCCGCACTGCGCCGAAACCCTGTGGCAGATCTCTTCCTCTGACTCGGCAATGCACTCTCTATAGCCACACGTCGCCAAGGGATCGCGTTCGGCCTCCGGAAGGCTGTTCGTAACGAGCTGGCATTGACTTTCAAGGAGGGTGCTTGGCTCGTCGGACGGCTGTCTCAGTTGGCTCTGCCGCGTGATGGCCTGCTTGTAGAGGTCGATGGCAAGCTTCTTGTTGCCGGTTCGAGTGGCGAGTTCAGCGCGAGCCGCCAGGCACGCCACAAGGGCTGGCGCCTGCGCAAGGACTGCCTCCGCTTGCGCGGTGTTGTTCTTCTGCTCGTGGTACGCGGCAAGTATCAATGCCTGCGAGCACTGTTGGGCGGGAACGGGCGCCTGCGGTGGGTCCAGGATCTCCAGCTTGGTTTGAGCGATGGCCCAGCCCTTCCAGCTCCCAGGAGTGGATCCTGTGCGGGAATCCAGAAGGAGCTTCAGTTTGTAGGTCCCAGTGGCCAGCAGCGAGGTGGCTTCTGGGGGAAGAATCACGAGCAACTTTTTCGGACTGCCAGGAGCAATCTGGGTGCTTGCTCCTACCGGCGTCAAGACTTGAAAGGGCCAGGACTGGAGCACTCCTTGTTGGTTCTTGACGGACAACTTGACGAGCCGTGTCCATTTTCCGGAGGGAACGGAAATCTGGACGGGCTGAACCGTGGCGATGCCTGCCGCCACGACCTCGCCTGCGGGCAAACCAAAATAGAGCTGGAGGATGAGGGGCGAACCTCTAAAGGTGACGTTCGGGGGGGTGCCGAAAACGCCAATTCCCAGCTCAGGTTCGATGACTGTCTGGGCTTGGGCAGTGAATCCCTGAAGTGCGAAACAAAAGAGGAGCACCTGCAGCAGTGACGTCGATTTTCGAGTGTTCATGGTGCCTTACCTTTGGGGAGCGGCAATGCGGTCATTGACGAGAATCTGATGCATGCAGTCGCCTCGGCTGGCACTTCCATGCCGCGAGCGCGCCCCCGCATTGAAGGTTACGCCTGTTTTTCTCGAGCAGAGCTGCTTGCCGGGTTGTTCTCGGTTCCGGATCCAGAGTCGCTTGACGCTGGTTGCTGTGTCAGTCCCCTCGCGAACAAGTGTCGCCCCGGTGTAACGCATGTAGCAATCCTCGAAGCCACTGTATTGGTTTCCCGAGGTCGGGGAGAAAGTGACCTTGTCGAACCTTCCAGCCTGGCGATAATCCGGTGATGGAACTAGTTCCACGAACGTATCCGCATCATAGAGTTCGGTGATTCGGATCGGCTCCACTTTCCCCTTTGCATCCTTCGCCTGGATGAATGCGTCATAAGCCCTTACGATAAATTCTTCGGAGACCGCTGCGTCGCCATGATGGTAGATGTTGACGGTGTGTCCAAGCTCGTGTGCGACAACCGACGCGATCTCCAGTGTGTCGCTGTCGAGGGTCTTTCTTGATAGCTCAACGACCGAATGGTCCTTGGGCGTGCCGTTGGCTGAAGAGTTCTTCCGGAATGTCATGGACTGCCCAGTCGGGGTGTCGACATCCTCATCGGAAGGGGGTCTCAAGACGACAAGGTGCTGATCGACAAGATGTCTGCCATCGGGCGCCCTGTTGAAGTTGATCACGCGGTGGTCGAGCTTGAAGTCACCCCGCCCCTCTGTCGGAGGGAACTCGCCGTCATCCAGTTGGTGGACACGCAGATTTGTGGTGGAGGCGAACAGTGTGATGCCTGGGTCTGCTATGTCCTTGAGCGCCATGTCCACAGAGAGGAAGTAATCCTTGGCTTTCGGATTCCCGCTGGTGTGTTTGCCCTTTTCCTGGAAGCCACGGTATTCCTCATACAGTGTCAGGCCATCTCCTCTGTTTCCGTCGCCGAGTGGAATGTCCTCGTTGTCATCGGTGTCTTCCAGGTTCTCGACCTGATATTGCTGCTTCCAGCTGTCGGCGATGAAGGAGTCGCTCTTGCGCTTGGGGATACGCAATGCGCTTTCATTGGGTGCGGAGGTGACCACCCCATGGATGATACGTCCGTCAGGCAGCGTCGCATCCACCGTCATCTCGCCGTAGGCGCCCCAGTCGAATGAATCAACATACACAGTGGCGGAGTCATACAAGCTGTCCGGTGTCCGTCCTTCCTGGAGGGTCTCGCCGCCTGATGTCGCGTCCGTGATGTCGAGCGCTGTTTCCTGGGTGGGGCGCAACTCAAGGTCGCGTTCGTTATACTGCCCCCCGACCAGTGGCCAGTTGCTCGACACCCCGGGGACTGTTGAGGACTTGAGCCGGAAGACAATGTTCTTGGCCTGGAGAGCTTCGGGTCCCAGGAGTCTGGCTGTCACCTCGAGTGAGTTGATGATATCTGAGCTTGCATCCTGCGACAGGGACTGGGGCGGGCCAGAACTGAAGGCGACGGCAACACCATCGAGAGGTGGGGCGTCGAGCATCTCGTCGGCTTCATCCACCGAGGGAGCGGAAGGCCGCCATTCGGCGTAGTTGTCGGGAGGCTCGATGAGGAGCTTGACCTCGTTGAGGTCCATTGGCGAAAGCTGGAACGAGAAGTTGTAGGGGATCTTCTGGCTCTCTGAGCCACAAGGGGCAGCCTGGTCCTCCGTGACGTTCACGCTGAGTTCCAGTCCGCTCGCCGGAATGGGCCATGGCGTGGTTCCGAGTCCTGGGTACCTCAGCGCCGGTTTATAAACGGTCGAGGTGTGTGTTTCGACCGAGGACTCGGAGAGCGTGGTGATGAAGGCACTGCTGGTGTTGATGTCATGCCCATAGAGGAACCGGAAGTTTGGGCCCTCGTAGGCAGTTGCTTCTGGCGTCATGAACAATAATGCGAGTGTGTTGATTTTTTGGGAAGGGAGCGTCCAGGTCGTCCGATGCCAGAGCTGAGTGGTGATGTTTGTTTCCTGGATGCATTTGATCGTAACTGTTCCCTGGAACCGGCCCGTCCATGCGTAGAGAGAGCCGGCGTCCTGTGTCAGATACGCGATCCCCGCCCCCTGGTGGGTACATTCAATGGTGTAGGTTGACCCCCCTTCGGTGAAGGTCCGTTTGGCTGCGGCCGATGAGAACCTCACCGTGCCACCGTAGACCTTGACGTTCTCGAAGCGCGTGTTGCCCAGGGCAGAGGTCTTGCTTCGGAGCTGAAGCGCGTCGTCATTCGAAGTCGATGGGCGGCAGGCTGTGATTGCCAGTAATGCGAAGACTGCAGATATCTGCCGCAGAGTGGGCGATGAAGTGCGGGCCATGTCTGGTGAGTGCTTTCGGATCTGGTGATGAGGGAACTGAACGCGACGGGCGTCCCCGGCCTATGTTTAACATAGTACGCCGGGGTGGGATGCCAGTTCCGTGCCAGGTTTCCGTGACGTAGGGCCGGGCTTGCTGGAAAGAGGAAAGGGGCGGCCCTCCCATGTGGAGGCCCCCCTCGTTACTTCAGGACGTCAGGACGACTACGCCGATTTGCGACGGCGCAGCATGCCCATGGCCGCGAAGAGCGCCATTAGCGGAGCCATGCCGCCCACAGAGCCAACGGCGGACGAGCAGCCGCCGCCCTCTTCCTCGACCTTCGGGACGGTGACCTTCACCTCGGCGGTGCTGGTGGCACCGGCCGCGTCCTTCACCGTCACGGTGAAGGTGTGGGTCTCCGCCGTGGTCTTCTTCGCTGGCGTGAAGCTGGCTTCGGCGGAGTTGGCGCCCGACAGCGTCGTCGCCGCGCCACCCGTCTGCACCCAGGCGTTTGTCAGCGCCTCGTTGTCCGGATCCGTGGACGTCGAGGCGTCCAGCTTCACCTGCTCACCGCCGCGAGCACCGGAGATGAGCCGGGCCTTGGCGACCGGCGCCTGGTTCACGTTCGTCACCATGACCGAGTAGACGAACTGACCGGCCGTCGCGCCGTCCGCGTCCGTCACCACCAGTCTGAAAGCCAGGGCCGTGTTGCCCTGCACCTGCGGCGCGGTGAAGCCCAGCTCCCTCAAGCAGGTGCGGAGGTGGCGAGCGCGGGGCTTGAGGCAGCGGCCAGGAAAGAGCGGATGGCGGAGGCCCGGCGCCCGCGTGCTCGACAGCGCGGGAGTTCACCAGGAGGAACCATGTCGGCTGCATCACGGGTGATGGCGGGGCAGGGCGACATCCGAACGTGGCAGGAGGATTTTTACCGAGAGCTACATCAGCATCCGGAGCTCTCCCACCACGAGAACGCGACAGCGCGGAAGGTGGCCGAGCGGCTCAAGCAGGCGGGCTCTCAGGTGCACTCTGGAGTCGGCGGCACCGGCGTCGTCGGGGTGTTGCGCAATGGGGACGGCCCCACGGTGCTGCTCCGGGCGGACATGGATGCGCTGCCCGTCCGTGAGACGACCGGGCTGCCCTATGCCAGCACCGTCACCACGACCAATGCCGACGGCGACGCGGTTCCGGTGTCGCATGCCTGTGGCCACGACATGCACGTCGCGTGTCTGCTCGGAGCGGCCCACCTGTTGGCGGCGGGGCACCGAACACTGGAACGGCCGGGTCGTCACGCTGTTCCGGCCGGCCGAGGAGACCGGAGACGGAGTGTCGTAGCTCGGCGTAACAGGTCCTCCGGAGTTCGGCGAACCCGGTCGGGGTGAGTTCGGCCAAACCGGTCCGCACCGGTTCGGCCAACCCGGTCCCCCGGGCGTCCCGCCGACAGGCCACGCTGGCTTCCCTTGGAAAGGGAAGTGGCGTGAGTAACCGGAGAGTGGAGATGGACTGGCTGCAGGAATTGGTGCGGTTGCACCGCCTGGGCACGCCCGCGCGGCAAGTGGCCCGGGTGCTGCGCATGGGCGTGAACGTGGAGCGCAGCTATCGGCGCGTGCTGGAAGCGGCGGGGCTGCTGCGGGGCGACGTGCAGGTGCTGCCCGAGCTCGAGGTGCTCAAGGCCGCAGTGCTGGCGGGGCGGCCCGCGGCCCCGCCAGCGCCCCAGCAAACGTCCAGCCTGGAGGCACACCGCGCCCAGGTGGAAGCGTGGGTGGCGAAGGGACTGCAGCCACAGGCCATCTTCACCCGGTTGCAGATGGAGGCGGGGGTGCCGGCAGGCAGCCTCTCGGCCGTCAAGCGCCTGGTGGGCAGCGTGCGTCGGGCGCAGGGCGTGAGTGAAGAGGACGTCGCCATCCCCGTGGAGACGGCCCCAGGCGAAGTCGCGCAGGTGGACTTCGGTGAAGTGGGCCGATTGTACGACGCAGACGCAGGGACTCTGCGTCGCGCCTGGGTGTTCGTCAGGGTGCTCGGCTATAGCCGCCACCTCTTCGCCACGGTGGTTTTCGACCAGCGTGTGGAGACGTGGCTGCGCTGCCACGAGGCCGCCTTCACGTACTTTGGCGGGGTGCCCCGGTGCGTGGTGCCCGACAACCTCAAGGCGGCGGTGGTGCGCGCTGCTTTCGGGGTGGACGGGGAGCGGGCCCTGCAGCGCAGCTACCGCGCGCTGGCGCGCCACTACGGCTTCATCGTCGACCCGGCCCCTCCTCGCGCCCCTGAGAAGAAAGGCAAGGTGGAGGCGGGCGTGCGCTACGTGAAAGGCAACTTCTTCGCCGGGAGGGCCGGAGAGGACGCGCGCGAGTGCGAGGCCGCACTGCAGCGCTGGCTGCGGGACGTGGCGTCGGTGCGCGTGCACGGCACGACGGGGCGTCAGCCGCGCCTCCTCTTCCAGCAGGCCGAAGCCGAGGCGCTGCGTGCGCTGCCGGCGGCCGCGTGGGCGCCCGAGGTGTGGCACGAGGCCCGCGTGCACCGCGACGCCCACGTCATGTACGGCCGACGGCTGTACTCAGTGCCGTGGCGTCTCATCGGCCAGCGCGTCTGGCTGTGCGTCACGGCCTACGACGTGCGCGTGTACGCCCAGGACGAGCGCGTGGCCACCCACCCGCTGCGCGGCGAGGGCCACCGCAGCACCGTGGAGTCCCACCTGCCCGAGGCGCGCGCGGCCCTGCGCCACCGCAGCCGCGGCCACTGGGAGACACGGGCGGCCCGGCTGGGCCCGCACACCGAGGCGTACGTGCGCGCCGTCTTCGACGCCGATGACGTCCTCAGCCAGCTGCGCTGCGTGCAGGCCATGGTGGTGCACCTGGAGGGCTTCCCGCGCGAGCGGGCCGAGGCCGCGTGCCGCCGGGCGCTGCACTTCGGCAACCTGCGCTACCAGGGCCTCAAGGACATCCTGCGCCGCGGCCTGGACTTGCAGCCGTTGCCCCAGGACGGGCACCTGGCCCTCGCCACGCCCGCCGCCACGGCTGCGTCGCCGGCGCCCCGCTACGCGCGCGACGTGCGCACGCTGCTGCTGCGTTAGCGCCCCCTCCTCGCTGTCCCCGCAGTCCCACCCCGCTCAAGGAGTGTCCCGCCGCATGAGTACCTATGACGAGCTCGTCCCCGTGCTGAAGAAGCTGCGCCTGTCCGGGCTGCTGCAGTCCCTCGAGGTGCGCTGCCGCGAGGCGGCCGACGCCAACCTGTCGCTGACGGAATTCCTCTACCGACTCCTGGCCGACGAGGTGGAGCGCCGCGACGGCAAGCAATTGGACGTGCGCATGCGCCGTGCCGCCTTCGAGCGGCCCAGCACCCTGGAGGACTTCGACTTCTCCTTCAACACCTCCGTCCCTCGCACCAAGGTGCTGGAGCTGGGCACCTGCGCCTTTGTCGAGCGGCAAGAGAATGTGCTGGTGGTGGGCCCGGCGGGCGTCGGCAAGAGTCACCTCGCCCAGGCGCTGGGGCAGCGAGCTTGCCGCGCCGGCCACGCCGTCCTCTACGTGAGCGCCCACGACATGCTCACGCAGTTGCGAGCCTCACGCGCCGACAACGGCTACGAGCGTCGCCTCCTGCGCTTCACCACGCCAGCCCTGCTCATCGTCGACGACCTCGGACTGCGGCCCCTTACGGGTGAGGAGGGCATCGACTTGTACGAGATTGTCCGCCGTCGCTACGAGCGCGCGGCCACTTGCATCACCTCCAATCGCGCCTTGGAGGAGTGGCCGCCGCTGTTTGGTGACGCACTGCTGGCCAGCGCCGCCATGGACCGGTTGCTGCACCACTCCCATGTCCTCACCATCGAGGGTGACAGCTACCGTAACCCTCCGCCCGCCAAGCGCACCCGCGCTCCGCGCGCGGCCCAGGTCGAGACTGCCGCACGCTGACACCTGGCGCAGCCCCTGCCGGACCGGTTTGGCCGAACCCGCGCGGCCCACTCCGTCGCAATTCCTGGGCGCTTCACGTCCGGACCTGGTTGGCCGAACCGAACGTAACCGTCCGGCCAACGACGTGCCGTGAGGGATTGCCGGGGTAGCGGGGCGCGGCGGACGCTGCTGGGCATGGCGAAGCAGGTGGAGAAGCCGGAGTGGGCGCGCATCGCGGAGGCCTTTGAGGCGAGCGGGCAGACGCAGCGGGAGTTCGCGTTGGCGCACGGCATGCGGCTGAGCACGTTGCAGTCGTGGGTGTACCGGCATCGGCGGTCCGCTCCATCGCGAGCGGAAGCCGTGCGGCTGTTGCCGGTGCGAGTGGCGAGCGCCCCCGCGGCGCCGGAGTCCCTGCTGGAGGTGGTGGCCACGAGCGGAGCGCGGGTGCGATTCGCGGTAGGCACCGACGTCGGTTACGTGGCCCGGCTCGTCGCCGCGTTGGGGCGCTGAAGCGATGTTCGCCCTGCCTGCGTCGGTGCGCGTGGTGCTGGCGATGGAGCCGGTGGACATGCGCAAGTCGATTGACGGCCTCATGGCGCTGGTGCGCACGGCGTGGGGCGAGGACGTCTACTCGGGGCACCTCTTCGCCTTCGTCTCCAGGCGAGGCGACCGCATCAAGGTGCTGACGTGGAGCCGGGGCGGCTTCGTGCTTCTCTACAAGCGGCTGGAGACGGGCCGCTTCCGGCTGCCGCCGGTGGACGCGGGCGCGCAGGCAGTGACGCTGGACGCCACGCAGTTGGCGATGCTGCTGGACGGCATCGACGTGGCCCAGGTGAGGCGCCAGCCCGCCTGGGCACCTCCCGGGCGTACGGGCAGCTGACGTGCCCGGCTCGGGACGCGGCGTGGCGCAGGCGTGTTGAGGTTGGGTGCCGCGCGAACTCCCTCAGGACCACTTCTGCCCCTGGCGTGAGGAAGCCGAGGAGCTCAAGGCCGAGGTGAGCCGCATTGGCGGGGAGGTGGACGCCCTCAAGGGGCAGCTTGCGGCCCTGCAGCGCCACGTCTTCGGCAAGAGGGCGGAGAAGCTGCCGACGGTGGCGGCTGAGTTGCGAGGGGACGCGGATTCGACGGCGGCCCAGGCCGAGGCCGCGAAAGAGAAGCGGCAAGAGAGAGCCGCCCGCAAGGCCGAGGGGGCCCCGGCGCGGGAGATTCGCCACGCGGTGCCGGCCGAGGAGCGCCACTGCCCGGCGTGCGGCAGCGAGGACTTGAGGCCCCTGGGCAAGGGCAAAACCTCGGTGGTGTACGAGTACGTGCCCGCCCGCTTCGAGAAGCAGGTGCACGTGCAGGAGGTGCTGGCGTGCGCGTGCGGCCGGGGCGTCGTCACCGCCCCGCCTCCGGCCCGGGTGGTGGACAGGGGCGAGTACGGCCCGGGCTTCCTCTCCCACGTGGTGACGTCGAAGTGCGCGGACGCCATGCCGCTGCACCGACTCGCCCAGCGGGTGGAGAGAAGCGGCGTGCCCATGAGTCGCAGCACCCTGACGGACCTCTTCCACCAGGCCGCCTCGGTGCTGCTGCCTCTTTCGCAGCACCTCCTGCAGTGCATTGCGTCCGCGGACGTGGTGTGGGCCGACGAGACGCCCATGCGCGTGCTGGACGTGAAGAAGACACGCCAGGGCTACCTCTGGACTTTCCTCACCCAGACGCCCGAAGGGCAGTGGCTCCTGGGCTACCGCTTCAGCCTCGGCCGGGCCAGCACGACGCCCAAGGACGTGCTGGGCGGCACCCGGGGCGCCCTCGTCGTGGATGCCTATACCGGCTACAACGCGGTGACGCTGCCCGAAGGGCGCGTCCGCGTCGGGTGTTGGGCGCATGTGCGGCGCCGCTTCTTCGAGGCGCTCCCCACCGCGCCCGAGGCCCGCGAGGCCTTGGACTTCATTCTGGCCCTCTACCGGGTGGAGGCGCTGGCCCGCGACGCGGGCGTCGTGCGCACGGACGCGCACCAAGCGCTGCGCCAGCAGCAGAGCCTCCCCGTCCTCTCGGCGCTGCGTGCGTGGATGGAAGCGCAGACTTCGCGCCATCTGCCCAAGGGGCCCATGGGCCAGGCCCTCTCCTACGCGCTGAAGCAGTGGGACGCCCTGACGCGCTTCTCTTCCGACGCGCGTCTGCCCTTGGACAACAACCGCTCCGAGGCGGCGCTGCGCAAGGCCGCCCTGGGCCGGAAGAATTTCCTCTTCGTCGGCCACGAGGCCGCAGGGCAGAACCTCGCCGGCCTCTACGCTCTCGTCGCCACCTGCGAGGCCAACCAGGTCAATCCCGAGGCGTACCTCGCGGATGTCCTGCTGCGGGTGCAGACGCACCCGAATGCGCGCATCGGTGAGTTGCTACCTCACGAGTGGAAGCGGCGACGCGCCGCTGACCCGCCCGAGTCACCCCTCCAGCCCAGTCCCTGACCAACTCGCTCCTCGCGGCGCCCGCTGAGCACGGTCGTGGTCCGTCTTCAATCCTTCCGGCACGTCACTGGCCGGACGGTTACAACCGAACAGCGACCTGCTTGGCCGAGCCTTGACACTGCCCACCGCGCCCGAGGCCCGCGAGGCCCTGGACTTCATTCTGGCCCTCTACCGGGTGGAGGCGCTGGCCCGCGACGCGGGCGTCGTGCGCACGGACGCGCACCAAGCGCTGCGCCAGCAGCAAAGTCTCCCCGTCCTCACTGCGCTGCGTGCGTGGATGGAATCCCAGGCCCCACGCCACCTGCCCAGGGGCCCCATGGGCCAGGCCCTCTCCTACGCGCTCAAGCAGTGGGACGCCCTGACGCGCTTCTCTTCCGACGCGCGTCTGCCCTTGGACAACAACCGAAGCGAGGCCGCGCTGCGCAAGGCCGCCCTGGGCCGGAAGAATTTCCTCTTCGTCGGCCATGAGGCCGCGGGCGCGAACCTCGCGGGCCTCTACGCCCTCGTCGCCACCTGCGAGGCCAACCAGGTCAATCCCGAGGCGTACCTCGCGGATGTCCTGCTGCGGGTGCAGACGCACCCGAATGCGCGCATCGGTGAGCTGCTACCCCACGAGTGGAGGCGGCGACGCGCCGCCGACCCGCCCGCTTCGCCCCTCCAGCCCAGTCCCTGAACAACTCACGCTCCTCGCGGCGCCCGCTGAGCACGGTCGTGGTCCGTCTTCAATCCTTCCGGCACGTCACTGGCCGGACGGTTACGAAGAGCTCGCGCCATACACCGGCCGTAGCCGGTCGCATTGTCGGACGTGCGTGACGGTGTCTCCCACCTGGAACGTGCGTGCCATGAATCAGGAGTCTAGCGGCCCTGGCACATGGATCCGCCATGACTTCTCGCGGTCTCCTTGGCTATTCCTCGGGTGCCAGGAATGTGTCCAGCGAAGGCACGTCCTCGAATTCCTTTTGCGGGTCGAGGAGGGGGGCTGTCGG
This genomic interval carries:
- the tnpB gene encoding IS66 family insertion sequence element accessory protein TnpB (TnpB, as the term is used for proteins encoded by IS66 family insertion elements, is considered an accessory protein, since TnpC, encoded by a neighboring gene, is a DDE family transposase.) — protein: MFALPASVRVVLAMEPVDMRKSIDGLMALVRTAWGEDVYSGHLFAFVSRRGDRIKVLTWSRGGFVLLYKRLETGRFRLPPVDAGAQAVTLDATQLAMLLDGIDVAQVRRQPAWAPPGRTGS
- the istA gene encoding IS21 family transposase, which codes for MSNRRVEMDWLQELVRLHRLGTPARQVARVLRMGVNVERSYRRVLEAAGLLRGDVQVLPELEVLKAAVLAGRPAAPPAPQQTSSLEAHRAQVEAWVAKGLQPQAIFTRLQMEAGVPAGSLSAVKRLVGSVRRAQGVSEEDVAIPVETAPGEVAQVDFGEVGRLYDADAGTLRRAWVFVRVLGYSRHLFATVVFDQRVETWLRCHEAAFTYFGGVPRCVVPDNLKAAVVRAAFGVDGERALQRSYRALARHYGFIVDPAPPRAPEKKGKVEAGVRYVKGNFFAGRAGEDARECEAALQRWLRDVASVRVHGTTGRQPRLLFQQAEAEALRALPAAAWAPEVWHEARVHRDAHVMYGRRLYSVPWRLIGQRVWLCVTAYDVRVYAQDERVATHPLRGEGHRSTVESHLPEARAALRHRSRGHWETRAARLGPHTEAYVRAVFDADDVLSQLRCVQAMVVHLEGFPRERAEAACRRALHFGNLRYQGLKDILRRGLDLQPLPQDGHLALATPAATAASPAPRYARDVRTLLLR
- a CDS encoding IS66 family transposase, whose product is MPRELPQDHFCPWREEAEELKAEVSRIGGEVDALKGQLAALQRHVFGKRAEKLPTVAAELRGDADSTAAQAEAAKEKRQERAARKAEGAPAREIRHAVPAEERHCPACGSEDLRPLGKGKTSVVYEYVPARFEKQVHVQEVLACACGRGVVTAPPPARVVDRGEYGPGFLSHVVTSKCADAMPLHRLAQRVERSGVPMSRSTLTDLFHQAASVLLPLSQHLLQCIASADVVWADETPMRVLDVKKTRQGYLWTFLTQTPEGQWLLGYRFSLGRASTTPKDVLGGTRGALVVDAYTGYNAVTLPEGRVRVGCWAHVRRRFFEALPTAPEAREALDFILALYRVEALARDAGVVRTDAHQALRQQQSLPVLSALRAWMEAQTSRHLPKGPMGQALSYALKQWDALTRFSSDARLPLDNNRSEAALRKAALGRKNFLFVGHEAAGQNLAGLYALVATCEANQVNPEAYLADVLLRVQTHPNARIGELLPHEWKRRRAADPPESPLQPSP
- a CDS encoding lipopolysaccharide assembly protein LapB translates to MNTRKSTSLLQVLLFCFALQGFTAQAQTVIEPELGIGVFGTPPNVTFRGSPLILQLYFGLPAGEVVAAGIATVQPVQISVPSGKWTRLVKLSVKNQQGVLQSWPFQVLTPVGASTQIAPGSPKKLLVILPPEATSLLATGTYKLKLLLDSRTGSTPGSWKGWAIAQTKLEILDPPQAPVPAQQCSQALILAAYHEQKNNTAQAEAVLAQAPALVACLAARAELATRTGNKKLAIDLYKQAITRQSQLRQPSDEPSTLLESQCQLVTNSLPEAERDPLATCGYRECIAESEEEICHRVSAQCGPLQATDICGNTSNIASCGTCTAPQTCGGSGVANQCGCAPETNAQFCSRQGKNCGSVTGQDNCGQSRTVTSCGTCSGTDSCGGAGTANVCGTCQPIPQATACANRQCGSVSDGCGTMYSCGTCQLGSQCSPTYGVCGLPCGQNGVLVCNDLFCRCDDSSGT
- the istB gene encoding IS21-like element helper ATPase IstB, which translates into the protein MSTYDELVPVLKKLRLSGLLQSLEVRCREAADANLSLTEFLYRLLADEVERRDGKQLDVRMRRAAFERPSTLEDFDFSFNTSVPRTKVLELGTCAFVERQENVLVVGPAGVGKSHLAQALGQRACRAGHAVLYVSAHDMLTQLRASRADNGYERRLLRFTTPALLIVDDLGLRPLTGEEGIDLYEIVRRRYERAATCITSNRALEEWPPLFGDALLASAAMDRLLHHSHVLTIEGDSYRNPPPAKRTRAPRAAQVETAAR
- a CDS encoding M20/M25/M40 family metallo-hydrolase, with product MDALPVRETTGLPYASTVTTTNADGDAVPVSHACGHDMHVACLLGAAHLLAAGHRTLERPGRHAVPAGRGDRRRSVVARRNRSSGVRRTRSG
- a CDS encoding IS66 family insertion sequence element accessory protein TnpB; the encoded protein is MAKQVEKPEWARIAEAFEASGQTQREFALAHGMRLSTLQSWVYRHRRSAPSRAEAVRLLPVRVASAPAAPESLLEVVATSGARVRFAVGTDVGYVARLVAALGR
- a CDS encoding Ig-like domain-containing protein, whose product is MRELGFTAPQVQGNTALAFRLVVTDADGATAGQFVYSVMVTNVNQAPVAKARLISGARGGEQVKLDASTSTDPDNEALTNAWVQTGGAATTLSGANSAEASFTPAKKTTAETHTFTVTVKDAAGATSTAEVKVTVPKVEEEGGGCSSAVGSVGGMAPLMALFAAMGMLRRRKSA